GGAAGATACGACCATTTATGACGTTATCTCAGGAAACGCTCCGCTTTCAGACTCAATCCGCAACGTTTACCCCGACTTTTTTGAGGGCAATTTTGACATCACCCCCGCAAACTCAAGCCTGACGGGCGCGGAGGTGGAAATGGTGTCCGTTGAGGGCAGGGAGTTTGTTCTCAAACACGCCCTCAAAGATGCGGCGGACTCCTACGACTATGTGATAATTGACTGCCCGCCTTCGCTGAGCATTCTTTCAATAAACGCCCTTGCGGCGGCGGATTCCGTTATAATCCCCATACAATGCGAGTATTACGCCCTTGAAGGACTGGCGCACATCAGCAAGACCATCTCCCTTGTGCGGAGGCGCATCAATCCGTTATTGAAGGTTGAGGGCTGCCTGTTGACCATGTTTGACACAAGAAACAACATCTGCCATGCGGTTGCGCGGGAGACCAGAAGCCACTTCGGGGGCGATGCCTTTGACACGGTCATCTCGCGGACGGTCAGGCTTGCCGAGTGCCCGAGCCACGGCAAGCCGCTTGTTATTTACGACAAAAACTCTCAGGGCGCGCGCGACTATATGTCGCTTGCCGGTGAGATAATTAAAAAAACAGGAGGAGTTTCCGGTTGAGAAAAAACACGCTTGGAAAGGGGTTGGACGCCCTGATTGACAATGAGCCTTTGTCCGCCGCGCCGGAGCGTTTTTCGCTCCCTCTGGGGCGGCTGCGTCCCGGCGGCGGGCAGCCGAGAAAAACGTTTGACGAGGCGGCCCTTGACGGGCTTGCCGACTCAATCAGAGAGAAGGGTCTTATTCAGCCCCTTATCGTCAGAAAGGCGGGGGACGGATACGAAATCATCGCCGGTGAGAGAAGATGGCGAGCCGCGCAGAAGGCGGGCTTGCGGGAAGTTCCCGTCATTGTGCGCGAAATGGCGGACGGCGAGGCAATGGAGATTGCGCTGATTGAGAACATTCAGCGCGAAGACCTTAACCCCGTTGAGGAGGCGCTGGCGTATGAGCGGCTGATATCGGATTTCGGGCTGACACACGAGGAAATCGCAGGGCGCGTGGGCAAGAGCAGGTCGGCAATTACCAACCACTTGAGGCTTCTGAAACTGTCCGCCGCGACCCTTGACGAACTGTCCGCCGGACGGCTTTCCATGGGACACGCAAGGGCGGCGCTGGGGCTGAATTCCGGCGCGGACGAGGGGGCGGTCGTCAGCAGGGTCATTTCCGGAGGCATGTCCGTCAGGCAGACCGAGGCGCTTGTCAGGAAGATGAACTCCGGCGAAGCGCCTGCGGGTCGCGCCGCGCCGCCTTCGCCGGACATCCACCTGAAGCAGGCGGAGCGCTCAATCAGGGAGGCGCTCGGCACAAAGGTTCGCGTGGAAGGCGGCAGGGAGAAGGGCAGGATAGTCATCTCATATTCCTCTTCGGAGGAACTTGAGCGCATCTCCTCGGAGATTGGCGGCGTCTCTCCCGTTCCGGTCAGTAAGTGAAAACGTTTGAAGTAAAAGTGGAGATTCGTCCGGCAAAGGGCGTGCTTGACCCGGAGGGCAGGGCGGTTCTTTCCACGCTCGGCTCTCTCGGTTTCGGGGGCGTCAAGTCCGTTACGGTGGGGAAGATTATAGAAATGTCCGTTGAGGCGGAAGGTGAGGCGGCGGCGCGTGAGCAATCTCTCAAAATGTGCGGGGAGTTTCTCGCAAATCCCGTAATAGAGGTTTTTTCCGTTGAAGTAAGTGAGAGGCGGGGCGGTGGCTGAGTTCGGCGTCATTGTTTTTCCGGGCTCAAACTGCGATGAAGACTGCGTGCGAGCCGTCCGGGGGCTTGGCCACGGCTGCGTGAGCGTCTGGCACGAGGAGACCTCTCTCGCCGGAATTGACTGCGTGGTAATTCCCGGCGGTTTTTCCTACGGCGACTACCTGAGGGCGGGTGTGATGGCTTCGTTTTCCCCCGTTATGGGGGCGGTGAAAAGTTTTGCGCGGGAGGGCAAGCCCGTCCTCGGCATATGCAACGGGTTTCAGATAATGGCGGAGGGCGGGCTGCTTGACGGCGCGTTTGTGAGGAACTCCAATTTGCGTTTTGTGTGCGAGTGGACTTATGTGAGGGTTGAGAACGCCCGCACGCCGTTTACGGCGTCCCTCAAAGAGGGGGATGTGCTCAGAATTCCGGTCGCCCACCGCGAGGGCGCTTTTTTCTGCGG
This genomic interval from Candidatus Dadabacteria bacterium contains the following:
- a CDS encoding AAA family ATPase, encoding MPPEQRAKVIGIVNQKGGVGKTTTAVNLSASLATMGRKTLLVDFDPQGNSSSGVGVSAKEEDTTIYDVISGNAPLSDSIRNVYPDFFEGNFDITPANSSLTGAEVEMVSVEGREFVLKHALKDAADSYDYVIIDCPPSLSILSINALAAADSVIIPIQCEYYALEGLAHISKTISLVRRRINPLLKVEGCLLTMFDTRNNICHAVARETRSHFGGDAFDTVISRTVRLAECPSHGKPLVIYDKNSQGARDYMSLAGEIIKKTGGVSG
- a CDS encoding ParB/RepB/Spo0J family partition protein, with the protein product MRKNTLGKGLDALIDNEPLSAAPERFSLPLGRLRPGGGQPRKTFDEAALDGLADSIREKGLIQPLIVRKAGDGYEIIAGERRWRAAQKAGLREVPVIVREMADGEAMEIALIENIQREDLNPVEEALAYERLISDFGLTHEEIAGRVGKSRSAITNHLRLLKLSAATLDELSAGRLSMGHARAALGLNSGADEGAVVSRVISGGMSVRQTEALVRKMNSGEAPAGRAAPPSPDIHLKQAERSIREALGTKVRVEGGREKGRIVISYSSSEELERISSEIGGVSPVPVSK
- the purS gene encoding phosphoribosylformylglycinamidine synthase subunit PurS → MKTFEVKVEIRPAKGVLDPEGRAVLSTLGSLGFGGVKSVTVGKIIEMSVEAEGEAAAREQSLKMCGEFLANPVIEVFSVEVSERRGGG
- the purQ gene encoding phosphoribosylformylglycinamidine synthase I; translated protein: MAEFGVIVFPGSNCDEDCVRAVRGLGHGCVSVWHEETSLAGIDCVVIPGGFSYGDYLRAGVMASFSPVMGAVKSFAREGKPVLGICNGFQIMAEGGLLDGAFVRNSNLRFVCEWTYVRVENARTPFTASLKEGDVLRIPVAHREGAFFCGGGRLEDMENSGRVVFRYCSKDGEVCAASNPNGSVSNIAGVCSDGGNLVGMMPHPERCCDEIIGGTDGAAVFES